One Poecilia reticulata strain Guanapo unplaced genomic scaffold, Guppy_female_1.0+MT scaffold_233, whole genome shotgun sequence genomic window carries:
- the LOC103460350 gene encoding deoxynucleotidyltransferase terminal-interacting protein 1 isoform X1: MGAHRSEGGREWLEQVGAEHLDQNPKPWNLMIKHRHVQRRGRRSHTAVSYTDPQVSMDLLRAVLQPSFNDDIMAVFRKYQKFFEKAAENVKENVGKDVQTDQLIREACRNVLEHAKQLFPEVEGKRTGSEVTMKRSRAADEDFVIRGNILPKKRKSRPGPVVSSDRSASYPLVKPKAEPVKREGPKWDPSRLNDGSMFVLGSRANKALGMGGTRGRIYIKHSDLFKYAADAKDKQWLAERHHMRATGGKMAYLLIEEDILDLSRSDEYRDCPDVRMDELKPFGVPPWMVEKMQRAMEAQRDNEP, translated from the exons AAGCCGTGGAACCTGATGATCAAACATCGACACGTCCAGAGACGAGGACGGCGCTCACACACTGCAGTCAG CTACACGGATCCCCAGGTGTCCATGGACCTACTGAGGGCCGTACTTCAGCCCAGCTTCAACGATGACATCATGGCGGTTTTCAGAAAGTAccagaag TTCTTTGAGAAGGCGGCGGAGAATGTGAAGGAGAACGTCGGCAAAGACGTCCAGACGGACCAGCTGATCCGGGAGGCCTGCAGGAACGTTCTGGAACAT GCCAAACAGCTGTTTCCAGAGGTGGAGGGGAAAAGAACAGGATCAGAAGTCACGATGAAG agatCCAGAGCAGCTGATGAAGACTTTGTGATCAGAGGAAATATTCTACCTAAGAAG AGGAAAAGTCGTCCAGGTCCGGTCGTCTCCTCGGACCGTTCCGCCAGCTACCCTCT AGTGAAGCCGAAGGCGGAGCCTGTGAAGAGGGAGGGGCCAAAG tgggATCCATCCAGACTCAACGACGGCAGCATGTTCGTTCTGGGCTCCAGAGCCAACAA GGCGCTGGGGATGGGCGGAACCAGAGGGCGGATCTACATCAAACACTCCGACCTGTTCAAG TACGCCGCTGACGCCAAGGACAAGCAGTGGCTGGCAGAACGGCACCACATGAGGGCCACAGGGGGCAAAATG GCCTACCTTCTGATTGAGGAGGACATCCTGGATCTGTCCCGCAGCGATGAGTACAG GGACTGTCCGGACGTGCGGATGGATGAGCTGAAGCCGTTTGGCGTTCCTCCCTGGATGGTGGAGAAGATGCAGCGCGCCATGGAGGCTCAGAGGGACAACGAGCCCTGA
- the LOC103460350 gene encoding deoxynucleotidyltransferase terminal-interacting protein 1 isoform X2, with product MGAHRSEGGREWLEQVGAEHLDQNPPWNLMIKHRHVQRRGRRSHTAVSYTDPQVSMDLLRAVLQPSFNDDIMAVFRKYQKFFEKAAENVKENVGKDVQTDQLIREACRNVLEHAKQLFPEVEGKRTGSEVTMKRSRAADEDFVIRGNILPKKRKSRPGPVVSSDRSASYPLVKPKAEPVKREGPKWDPSRLNDGSMFVLGSRANKALGMGGTRGRIYIKHSDLFKYAADAKDKQWLAERHHMRATGGKMAYLLIEEDILDLSRSDEYRDCPDVRMDELKPFGVPPWMVEKMQRAMEAQRDNEP from the exons CCGTGGAACCTGATGATCAAACATCGACACGTCCAGAGACGAGGACGGCGCTCACACACTGCAGTCAG CTACACGGATCCCCAGGTGTCCATGGACCTACTGAGGGCCGTACTTCAGCCCAGCTTCAACGATGACATCATGGCGGTTTTCAGAAAGTAccagaag TTCTTTGAGAAGGCGGCGGAGAATGTGAAGGAGAACGTCGGCAAAGACGTCCAGACGGACCAGCTGATCCGGGAGGCCTGCAGGAACGTTCTGGAACAT GCCAAACAGCTGTTTCCAGAGGTGGAGGGGAAAAGAACAGGATCAGAAGTCACGATGAAG agatCCAGAGCAGCTGATGAAGACTTTGTGATCAGAGGAAATATTCTACCTAAGAAG AGGAAAAGTCGTCCAGGTCCGGTCGTCTCCTCGGACCGTTCCGCCAGCTACCCTCT AGTGAAGCCGAAGGCGGAGCCTGTGAAGAGGGAGGGGCCAAAG tgggATCCATCCAGACTCAACGACGGCAGCATGTTCGTTCTGGGCTCCAGAGCCAACAA GGCGCTGGGGATGGGCGGAACCAGAGGGCGGATCTACATCAAACACTCCGACCTGTTCAAG TACGCCGCTGACGCCAAGGACAAGCAGTGGCTGGCAGAACGGCACCACATGAGGGCCACAGGGGGCAAAATG GCCTACCTTCTGATTGAGGAGGACATCCTGGATCTGTCCCGCAGCGATGAGTACAG GGACTGTCCGGACGTGCGGATGGATGAGCTGAAGCCGTTTGGCGTTCCTCCCTGGATGGTGGAGAAGATGCAGCGCGCCATGGAGGCTCAGAGGGACAACGAGCCCTGA